Proteins encoded by one window of Lutibacter sp. A64:
- a CDS encoding Fur family transcriptional regulator, giving the protein MKRRNTPTKEAVLAVLSKSGKAMSQESIELEIDIAINRATIYRVLNRFCDDGVLHKIVAEDGIQYFALNNHAEKTIEHKHLHFRCVKCKAIECLHGEVNFSIPNGYLVEDVNCILTGVCKDCLNSKSKNKA; this is encoded by the coding sequence ATGAAGAGAAGAAATACACCTACAAAAGAAGCTGTTTTGGCTGTTTTATCAAAATCGGGTAAAGCAATGAGTCAAGAATCAATTGAGTTAGAAATAGATATTGCTATTAATAGAGCAACTATTTATAGAGTTTTAAATAGGTTCTGTGATGATGGAGTGTTGCATAAAATTGTTGCTGAAGATGGTATACAATATTTTGCGTTAAATAATCATGCTGAAAAAACTATAGAACATAAACACCTTCACTTTAGGTGTGTTAAATGTAAGGCAATAGAGTGTTTGCATGGGGAAGTTAATTTTTCAATTCCTAATGGTTACTTAGTTGAAGATGTGAATTGTATTTTAACAGGAGTTTGTAAAGATTGCTTAAATTCTAAGAGTAAAAATAAAGCCTAA
- a CDS encoding amidohydrolase, translating into MQHLKIALLQVDIVWQNAVQNRINYSEKINEIGQQVDLIVLPEMFSTGFSMQPENLAETMQGATVTWMQQIASEKNTAICGSLIISEENNYYNRFVFVHPLGEIEYYDKRHLFTLAGEEKTYFSGTEKIIIEYKGWRICPQVCYDLRFPVWARNTENYDILIYVANWPTRRIVAWDTLLKARAIENMCYVVGVNRTGKDGESIEYNGHTIAYDSLGAPIVEMQETNETTVVITVDKTSIENTRNKLNFLNDKENFKIID; encoded by the coding sequence ATGCAACATTTAAAAATAGCATTATTACAAGTAGATATTGTTTGGCAGAATGCAGTACAAAATAGAATCAATTATTCAGAAAAAATAAATGAAATAGGGCAGCAGGTAGATTTAATTGTGTTGCCTGAAATGTTTTCAACTGGATTTAGTATGCAGCCAGAAAATCTTGCAGAAACTATGCAAGGTGCTACTGTAACATGGATGCAACAAATTGCTTCAGAAAAAAATACAGCTATTTGTGGAAGTTTAATTATTTCCGAAGAAAATAACTATTACAATCGGTTTGTATTTGTACATCCTTTAGGAGAAATTGAATACTATGATAAACGACATTTGTTTACTTTGGCAGGTGAAGAAAAAACGTATTTTTCCGGAACAGAAAAAATAATTATTGAATACAAAGGTTGGAGAATTTGTCCACAGGTTTGTTACGATTTGCGTTTTCCGGTTTGGGCAAGAAATACTGAAAATTACGATATTTTAATCTATGTTGCCAATTGGCCAACACGTAGAATTGTAGCTTGGGATACCTTGTTAAAAGCGCGTGCTATTGAAAATATGTGTTATGTAGTGGGTGTTAATAGAACAGGTAAAGATGGTGAATCTATTGAATATAATGGGCATACAATAGCTTATGATAGTTTGGGAGCTCCAATTGTAGAAATGCAAGAAACGAATGAAACTACTGTAGTTATTACTGTTGATAAAACGAGTATTGAAAATACAAGAAATAAATTAAACTTTTTAAACGATAAGGAAAATTTTAAGATTATTGATTAA
- a CDS encoding TonB-dependent receptor, with product MLHKSLSILLCFSFYAISFSQNSFEIKGIVIDAKTQQPIEGANIISNNLFAISSSNGEFNIKNMTKEVYTFTVSCIGYTPKTFTVSTAAKIEPITISLNESATKLNEIEVQGKTKKRVLQESPTVSYMVSEEFLNKNRENSLMQTLSKIPGVSTISIGSGQSKPVIRGLGFNRVAVVQNGIKHEAQQWGSDHGLEIDQYGIENIQIIKGAASLLYGSDAIAGVVDIQPTKTPLKNSFNGEVNLLGESNNDLLGVSAGIQSRKDKWFYRGRLTYRDYGDYKVPTDKINYENYIFELDDNNLRNTAGKEANASFSIGYISDYIKSETFFSNVNAKNGFFANAHGLEVRSSTIDYDSSNRDIDYPFHKVNHFKITNNTSVTLDNHTLHFDLGFQNNHREEHSEPSPHGYMPKPSNTKEREFNKNTYALNIRDAFSPNNQHDIVAGLNIEYQNNSIGGWGFLIPKYNRFTIGAFAYDQFEINSNLHFLAGIRYDYGLLDTKSYFDWYQSTVDNNDGSTSYVYLQRSQDKTLDFGNISASAGLSYLQKNTTYKINIGKSFRMPLSNELASDGVNYHMYRYEKGNLDLDPEESYQLDIDIDHTTELFSVGISPFINFFENYIYLNPTSNYYETLQIYEYTQSKVFRIGGEFRASSTITENLQLDVSAEYVYSNQTSGAKKDFTLPFSPPLSGLFTLNYQLKDFLFLNKPQLSASYKIAASQSEIVPPEEQTDGYQVVNMSLVTEMNLIKNNAPIEMRIKLNNVFDTKYFDHTSFYRLIDIPEAGRNLSISLTIPFK from the coding sequence ATGCTTCATAAATCACTTAGTATATTATTATGTTTTAGCTTTTATGCTATTTCATTTTCCCAAAACTCTTTTGAAATAAAAGGAATAGTTATAGATGCTAAAACACAGCAACCCATAGAAGGCGCTAACATTATTAGCAACAATTTATTTGCTATCTCATCTTCAAACGGAGAGTTTAACATAAAAAATATGACAAAAGAAGTGTATACATTTACAGTTTCTTGTATAGGTTACACTCCCAAAACTTTTACTGTAAGTACAGCTGCTAAAATAGAACCTATTACAATTTCTTTAAACGAATCAGCAACTAAACTTAACGAAATAGAAGTTCAAGGAAAAACTAAAAAAAGAGTACTTCAAGAATCTCCTACGGTTTCTTATATGGTTTCTGAAGAATTTCTCAATAAAAATAGAGAAAATAGTCTTATGCAAACCCTAAGTAAAATTCCTGGGGTAAGCACCATTAGCATAGGTTCTGGACAATCTAAACCTGTAATTAGAGGTTTGGGATTTAATAGAGTTGCCGTTGTACAGAATGGCATAAAGCATGAAGCACAACAATGGGGAAGCGATCACGGATTGGAAATAGACCAATATGGAATTGAAAATATACAAATTATAAAAGGCGCAGCATCGTTACTTTATGGATCTGATGCTATTGCTGGTGTTGTAGATATTCAACCTACCAAAACACCTCTTAAAAATTCTTTTAACGGAGAAGTAAACCTTTTAGGTGAAAGTAATAATGATTTATTAGGTGTCTCTGCAGGTATTCAATCAAGAAAAGATAAATGGTTTTATCGTGGAAGATTAACTTATAGAGATTATGGAGATTATAAAGTTCCAACCGATAAAATTAATTATGAAAACTATATTTTTGAACTCGATGATAATAATTTAAGAAATACAGCCGGTAAAGAAGCAAATGCAAGTTTTAGTATTGGCTATATTTCAGACTATATAAAATCTGAAACATTTTTTAGTAATGTAAATGCTAAAAACGGCTTCTTTGCCAATGCACACGGACTTGAAGTTAGATCATCTACTATAGATTACGACAGTTCTAATAGGGATATTGATTACCCTTTCCACAAGGTAAATCATTTTAAAATCACTAATAATACTTCTGTAACTCTTGACAACCACACACTTCATTTCGATTTAGGTTTTCAAAACAATCACAGAGAAGAACATTCAGAACCATCACCACATGGTTATATGCCAAAACCATCTAACACTAAAGAGCGTGAATTTAATAAAAACACCTATGCTTTAAACATTAGAGATGCTTTTAGCCCAAATAATCAACACGATATTGTTGCCGGTTTAAATATAGAATATCAAAATAACAGTATTGGTGGCTGGGGATTTTTAATTCCAAAATATAACCGATTTACAATTGGGGCATTTGCCTACGATCAATTTGAAATTAATTCTAATTTACATTTTTTAGCTGGTATTCGTTACGATTATGGATTGCTTGACACTAAATCGTATTTCGATTGGTATCAATCTACTGTAGATAATAATGATGGTTCCACATCTTATGTATACCTACAAAGATCACAAGATAAAACCTTAGATTTTGGAAATATTAGCGCTTCTGCAGGTTTAAGCTATTTGCAGAAAAATACCACCTACAAAATAAATATTGGAAAGAGTTTTAGAATGCCTTTATCTAATGAATTAGCTTCAGATGGTGTAAACTATCATATGTACCGTTACGAAAAAGGAAACCTAGATTTAGACCCTGAAGAATCGTATCAATTAGATATTGATATTGACCATACAACTGAGTTATTTAGTGTTGGAATTAGTCCTTTTATCAATTTTTTTGAAAACTATATTTATTTAAATCCAACTTCAAATTATTATGAAACCCTTCAAATTTATGAATACACACAAAGTAAAGTATTTAGAATTGGAGGAGAATTTAGAGCAAGTTCAACAATTACTGAAAATTTACAATTAGATGTTTCGGCAGAATACGTGTACTCTAATCAAACCAGTGGAGCAAAAAAAGATTTTACACTTCCTTTTTCACCTCCATTATCAGGACTATTTACACTAAATTATCAACTTAAAGACTTTCTTTTTTTAAACAAACCTCAATTAAGTGCTAGTTATAAAATAGCAGCATCTCAAAGTGAAATTGTACCACCTGAAGAACAAACAGATGGCTATCAAGTAGTAAATATGTCTTTAGTTACAGAAATGAACCTTATAAAAAACAATGCGCCTATAGAAATGCGTATAAAATTAAACAATGTATTTGATACTAAATATTTTGACCATACCAGCTTCTACCGCTTAATAGACATTCCAGAAGCAGGTAGAAATTTATCAATATCATTAACAATACCTTTTAAATAA
- a CDS encoding helix-turn-helix domain-containing protein, giving the protein MPIIVNLDIMLATRKMKSIELAEKIGITPANLSILKSGKAKAIRFSTLEAICKELECQPADILAFSSE; this is encoded by the coding sequence ATGCCTATTATTGTAAATTTAGACATAATGCTTGCCACTAGAAAAATGAAAAGCATAGAGTTGGCTGAAAAAATAGGTATTACACCTGCAAATCTTTCTATTTTAAAATCTGGTAAAGCAAAAGCAATACGTTTTTCTACCTTAGAAGCAATTTGTAAAGAATTAGAATGTCAACCAGCAGATATTTTAGCATTTTCTTCTGAATAG
- a CDS encoding succinate dehydrogenase/fumarate reductase iron-sulfur subunit, which translates to MDLTLKIWRQKGPQEKGQMVEYKVTDISEHMSFLEMMDVLNESLVAKNEVPIAFDHDCREGICGMCSLHINGEPHGPDRGITTCQLHMRTFKDGDTIYIEPWRAKAFPVIKDLIVDRNAFERIQQAGGYISVNTSGNTQDANAIPISKHNADLSMDAAACIGCGACVASCKNSSAMLFVSAKVSQFALLPQGRVEAADRVRNMVAQMDAEGFGNCTNTGACEVECPKGISLDNIARMNREYLKASI; encoded by the coding sequence ATGGATTTAACGTTAAAAATTTGGAGACAAAAAGGACCTCAAGAGAAAGGTCAAATGGTCGAATATAAAGTTACCGATATTTCAGAACATATGTCGTTTTTAGAAATGATGGACGTTTTGAATGAAAGCTTAGTTGCAAAAAATGAAGTTCCAATTGCTTTTGATCACGATTGTAGAGAAGGTATTTGTGGAATGTGTTCTTTGCATATTAATGGAGAACCTCACGGTCCAGATAGAGGTATTACAACTTGTCAGTTACATATGAGAACTTTTAAAGATGGTGATACAATCTATATTGAGCCTTGGAGAGCGAAAGCATTCCCTGTAATTAAAGATTTAATTGTAGATCGTAATGCTTTTGAACGTATACAACAAGCAGGTGGTTATATATCAGTAAACACTTCAGGAAATACACAAGACGCAAATGCAATTCCAATTTCTAAACACAATGCAGATTTATCTATGGATGCTGCTGCTTGTATTGGTTGTGGAGCTTGTGTTGCAAGTTGTAAAAACTCAAGTGCTATGCTATTTGTTTCTGCAAAAGTATCTCAGTTTGCATTATTACCACAAGGTAGAGTTGAAGCTGCTGACCGTGTTAGAAATATGGTAGCTCAAATGGATGCTGAAGGATTTGGTAACTGTACCAATACTGGAGCTTGTGAAGTGGAATGTCCTAAAGGAATTTCACTAGATAATATTGCACGTATGAATCGTGAATATTTAAAAGCTAGTATATAG
- a CDS encoding DUF2975 domain-containing protein, with protein sequence MKKLNILKTIVDILWILSMFSVPLILFMSVFIFISDDISIFNIKINGLEIVETSLISKFILSAMLLVYILLIYCIYLFKSILRSFQRLKIFDEIVIENFNKIGYLLIISAIASGALSFIYDFLYSKEIHLEIGFNSNLLMLCLGFFFIILSETFKMSKKLKEENELTI encoded by the coding sequence ATGAAAAAGTTAAACATATTAAAAACAATTGTAGACATCTTATGGATCTTATCAATGTTTTCTGTTCCATTAATACTTTTTATGTCGGTTTTTATTTTTATAAGCGATGATATCAGTATTTTTAATATAAAAATAAATGGATTAGAGATTGTTGAAACAAGTTTAATCAGTAAATTTATTTTAAGTGCAATGTTACTTGTTTATATTTTATTAATTTATTGCATTTACTTGTTTAAAAGTATACTTCGTAGTTTTCAAAGGCTAAAAATATTTGATGAAATTGTTATTGAAAATTTTAATAAAATTGGGTATTTATTAATTATATCTGCAATAGCCTCAGGAGCGTTATCATTTATATATGATTTTTTATATTCAAAAGAAATACATTTAGAAATTGGTTTTAACTCTAATTTATTAATGCTTTGTTTAGGGTTTTTCTTTATAATTTTAAGTGAAACCTTTAAAATGTCAAAAAAGTTAAAAGAAGAAAACGAACTAACTATATAA
- a CDS encoding DUF4625 domain-containing protein yields MKFTLKYFYFLSFIILISACSDDDSVDKDEEKPTITINYSNGFPQACEQLVKGETYTFKAKVTDNKALAAYSLDIHNNFDHHTHDDQGVQCDLDPTKNAVNPLIYMENYAIEGGLTSYEISISLTIPNDVDTGDYHCSYSVTDETGWQSRTSVDIKIIE; encoded by the coding sequence ATGAAATTTACATTAAAATATTTTTATTTTTTATCATTTATAATACTAATCTCTGCTTGTTCAGATGACGATAGTGTTGATAAAGATGAAGAAAAACCGACTATAACAATCAATTATTCTAATGGTTTTCCACAAGCTTGTGAGCAACTTGTAAAAGGAGAAACCTATACGTTTAAAGCTAAAGTAACAGACAATAAAGCTTTAGCTGCTTATAGTTTAGATATCCATAATAATTTTGATCATCACACACATGATGATCAAGGTGTACAATGTGATTTAGACCCTACAAAAAATGCTGTTAATCCTTTAATATATATGGAAAATTACGCTATTGAAGGCGGATTAACTTCCTACGAAATATCGATTAGCTTAACAATTCCAAATGATGTAGATACTGGAGATTACCATTGTTCTTACTCTGTAACAGATGAAACAGGATGGCAAAGCAGAACATCAGTAGATATAAAAATTATTGAATAA
- a CDS encoding DUF4625 domain-containing protein has protein sequence MKTNFMKSNYKLIALFAFLGLFLQSCDDDDPVLNAPLISNFEYGEGSVHSTDQVAYKGSDIHLEAEISAEAVVSSITLAIHTHEVTPGEDEIDWDFEQVFTDTKYLVINPNFHEHIDVPTNIPSGEYHVVLTVVDELGNSTEVEGHIQILNYITLSEFSIDETVARGDDFHAEFMIDAVNGIHSITVDVHAHGITVGDGEVEWDYEEEFLGDYHEQTSVEFHEHIDVPATAPAGEYHIIFTVEDEDGNTKEYETHIDVTA, from the coding sequence ATGAAAACAAATTTTATGAAATCAAATTACAAATTAATAGCTCTTTTTGCTTTTCTTGGACTCTTTTTACAATCTTGTGATGATGATGATCCAGTTTTAAACGCTCCTTTAATCTCAAATTTTGAATACGGAGAAGGAAGCGTACATTCAACAGATCAGGTTGCTTACAAGGGTTCTGACATTCATTTAGAAGCCGAAATTAGTGCAGAAGCAGTAGTTAGCAGCATTACACTTGCTATACATACACACGAAGTAACACCAGGTGAAGATGAAATAGATTGGGATTTTGAACAAGTATTTACAGACACAAAATACTTAGTAATAAACCCAAATTTTCACGAACATATTGATGTTCCTACAAACATTCCTTCTGGTGAATACCATGTAGTATTAACCGTTGTTGATGAATTAGGAAATAGCACAGAAGTTGAAGGACATATTCAAATACTAAATTATATCACACTAAGTGAATTTTCTATAGATGAAACTGTTGCTAGAGGAGATGATTTTCACGCAGAATTTATGATAGATGCTGTTAATGGTATACATAGTATAACTGTTGATGTACACGCACACGGAATTACTGTTGGTGATGGTGAAGTTGAATGGGATTATGAAGAAGAATTTTTAGGTGACTACCACGAACAAACTTCTGTTGAATTTCATGAGCATATTGATGTTCCTGCTACTGCACCTGCAGGAGAATACCATATTATTTTTACAGTTGAAGATGAAGATGGTAATACAAAAGAGTATGAAACTCATATAGATGTTACTGCATAA
- a CDS encoding acyl-ACP desaturase yields the protein MSLHNIRLEVMLTLEKNIDTFVEKFLITPEKIWQPTDFLPNSQNEKFIDEVKEIRELSKELDDDFWVVLVGDTITEEALPTYESWLLDVEGVSQHSANGGDNGWAKWIRAWTGEENRHGDVLNKYLYLSGRVNMREVEITTQHLISDGFNIGTARDPYKNFVYTSFQELATYISHNNVAKIARKNGHKLLAKMSKIIAGDEMRHHLAYTEFVRQIFQHDPSEMMLAFQYMMKYKIVMPAMHLRHSFEEKGTLFDQFSAVAQRAGVYTGFDYVDIIRKLNATWEIDKITGLTAEAEKARDYLMKLPDRMYRITERIVIPNTKYEFKWMNPLT from the coding sequence ATGTCGTTACACAATATCCGGTTAGAGGTAATGCTAACCCTAGAAAAAAATATAGATACTTTTGTAGAAAAGTTTTTAATTACTCCTGAAAAAATTTGGCAACCAACCGATTTTTTACCAAATTCTCAAAACGAAAAATTTATTGATGAAGTAAAAGAAATTAGAGAATTATCTAAAGAATTAGATGATGATTTTTGGGTAGTTTTAGTTGGAGATACTATTACCGAAGAAGCTTTACCAACCTACGAATCTTGGCTATTAGATGTCGAAGGCGTTTCTCAACACAGCGCAAATGGAGGCGATAATGGCTGGGCAAAATGGATTAGAGCTTGGACTGGTGAAGAAAACAGACACGGAGATGTATTAAACAAATACTTATACCTATCTGGTAGAGTAAATATGCGTGAAGTTGAAATAACTACACAACATTTAATTAGTGATGGCTTTAATATTGGAACTGCACGAGACCCATACAAAAACTTTGTTTACACCAGCTTTCAAGAATTAGCAACCTACATCTCACACAACAATGTAGCTAAAATTGCACGTAAAAACGGACATAAATTATTAGCTAAAATGTCTAAAATTATTGCTGGCGACGAAATGCGTCATCACTTAGCTTATACCGAATTTGTACGACAAATTTTTCAACACGACCCAAGTGAAATGATGTTGGCCTTTCAATATATGATGAAATATAAAATTGTGATGCCTGCAATGCATTTAAGACATTCTTTTGAAGAAAAAGGAACTTTATTTGATCAGTTTTCGGCTGTTGCACAACGCGCTGGCGTTTATACTGGTTTTGACTATGTAGACATTATTAGAAAATTAAATGCTACTTGGGAAATTGATAAAATAACTGGATTAACTGCCGAAGCTGAAAAAGCAAGAGATTATTTAATGAAATTACCAGACCGAATGTATAGAATTACAGAAAGAATTGTAATACCTAATACAAAATATGAATTTAAATGGATGAATCCCTTAACCTAA
- a CDS encoding methionine aminotransferase: MPTYKNSFQSKLPEIPTSIFSVMSALAQKEHALNLSQGFPDFESDKNLIELVNKAMVNGKNQYAPMPGVFSLREAIAAKMEYLYNVSYNPETEITITAGATQAIFTAIAATVKKDDEVLIFKPAYDCYEPTIQLFGGKVIPVQLNPEDFKIDWKLVKSLITEKTKMIIINTPHNPSGRILTKEDMLQLEAILKNTNIVLLSDEVYEHIIFDGEQHQTAALFPALAERAFITASFGKTFHNTGWKVGYCLAPKELMAEFRKVHQFNVFSVNHPTQIALAEYLKTASNYLELNNFYQQKRDLFLSLIKDSRFKFTPSKGTYFQLLNFKEITNERDCDFAVRLTKEHKIASIPISVFNKNNLDTKVLRFCFAKSNDTIKKAAEILCNI, translated from the coding sequence ATGCCGACGTATAAAAATTCATTTCAATCTAAACTACCAGAAATACCAACTTCAATTTTCTCGGTTATGAGCGCATTGGCTCAAAAAGAACATGCACTGAATTTATCGCAAGGTTTCCCAGATTTTGAAAGTGATAAAAACCTTATAGAATTAGTAAATAAAGCAATGGTGAATGGTAAAAATCAATATGCTCCAATGCCTGGTGTTTTTAGTTTGCGCGAAGCTATTGCAGCTAAAATGGAATATTTATATAATGTTTCCTATAATCCTGAAACCGAAATCACCATTACGGCAGGAGCAACACAAGCTATTTTTACTGCCATTGCAGCCACAGTTAAGAAAGACGATGAAGTATTGATTTTTAAACCAGCTTATGATTGTTACGAGCCAACAATTCAACTTTTTGGAGGTAAGGTAATTCCTGTTCAATTAAATCCGGAAGATTTTAAAATTGATTGGAAATTGGTAAAAAGTTTAATTACCGAAAAAACCAAAATGATTATTATAAATACGCCGCACAATCCTTCTGGAAGAATTTTAACTAAAGAAGATATGCTTCAGTTAGAAGCTATTTTAAAAAACACTAATATTGTATTGTTAAGTGATGAGGTGTATGAACATATAATTTTTGATGGTGAACAACATCAAACAGCAGCATTGTTTCCAGCTTTGGCAGAACGAGCTTTTATAACAGCTTCTTTTGGTAAAACATTTCATAATACAGGTTGGAAAGTTGGTTATTGTCTTGCGCCAAAAGAATTAATGGCTGAATTTAGAAAAGTACATCAGTTTAATGTGTTTAGCGTAAACCATCCAACGCAAATTGCTTTGGCTGAATATTTAAAAACGGCTTCAAATTATTTAGAATTAAATAATTTTTATCAGCAGAAAAGAGATTTATTTTTAAGTTTAATTAAAGATTCTCGTTTTAAATTTACACCTTCAAAAGGTACTTATTTTCAGTTGTTAAATTTTAAAGAAATTACAAATGAAAGAGATTGTGATTTTGCAGTGCGACTAACAAAAGAGCATAAAATTGCGAGTATACCGATTTCGGTTTTTAACAAAAATAATTTAGATACTAAAGTTTTACGTTTTTGTTTTGCAAAAAGCAACGACACTATAAAAAAAGCAGCAGAAATACTATGCAACATTTAA
- a CDS encoding lysophospholipid acyltransferase family protein, whose translation MKKILPYFLSIIFYFFYGILLLFFHALQWIGFNFGKYKGHKFIVDIMNCSLTYLLYILGTRIKFINKYNIPKNVPLIVVSNHQSMHDISPISYYLRKHHPKFVSKMELGKGIPSVSYNLRHGGSVLIDRKDPRQSLAAIRDFGKYIEKNNYTAVIFPEGTRSKDGVPRRFSENGLKMLTKFAPSAYIIPVTINNCWKLNRFGMFPLEVGVKVTFNFHEPIEASSLKFEDLFKKVESSIKNSVI comes from the coding sequence ATGAAAAAAATACTTCCCTATTTTTTATCTATTATATTCTATTTTTTTTATGGAATACTCTTATTGTTTTTCCACGCATTACAGTGGATTGGTTTTAACTTTGGTAAATACAAAGGGCATAAGTTTATAGTTGACATAATGAACTGTTCCCTAACTTATCTTTTATATATTTTAGGAACTCGTATAAAATTTATAAATAAGTATAATATTCCAAAAAACGTTCCTTTAATAGTTGTTTCTAACCACCAAAGCATGCACGATATTAGTCCAATTTCGTACTATTTAAGAAAACATCACCCAAAATTTGTTTCTAAAATGGAATTAGGAAAAGGTATTCCAAGTGTTTCATATAATTTAAGACACGGAGGTTCCGTTTTAATTGACAGAAAAGACCCTCGCCAATCCCTAGCAGCCATTAGAGATTTTGGAAAATATATTGAAAAAAACAACTATACTGCCGTAATTTTCCCTGAAGGAACAAGAAGTAAAGATGGTGTTCCTAGACGATTTTCAGAAAACGGTCTAAAAATGCTTACTAAATTTGCACCTTCAGCCTATATAATTCCAGTTACAATTAACAATTGTTGGAAACTTAACAGATTTGGCATGTTTCCATTAGAAGTTGGCGTAAAAGTAACTTTCAATTTTCACGAACCAATAGAAGCTAGCTCTTTAAAATTTGAAGACTTATTTAAAAAAGTTGAAAGCTCCATAAAAAATTCCGTAATTTAG